From the genome of Streptomyces sp. NBC_01341, one region includes:
- a CDS encoding APC family permease: protein MTVDRPMYRVKRHLLGRPLTTEHISDEKLDKRTALGVLASDCISSSAYGSEEMLRVLVPVVGVAAFTLILPVTGAILFVLLLLTLCYSDVVTIYTRAGGSYVVARENFGPNVAQIAAVALLVDYIVTVAVQVSAGTNALISLAHLAGNGWTGLDHLQLPVSVAVIVLLVYGNLRGVREAGRMFALPAYLFMTAIGLVLVVAVVRGLTGGLAHADLQAEGVVPSGTPGEGWLYGASLFIVLRSFANGGSSLTGLEAISNGISAFREPQGRNARHTLIAMSCVLAVLVLGVSTLAHYTHAVPYTDGTPTVIAQEARLVFGQGTLGTTGLVFVQLSTALVLYTGANTPFTGFPFLASFVAEDRFLPRMLTRRGHRLAFSNGIIALTVVSLALLLATGASVDRLVALYAIGVFTAFTMAGAGLTVHHLRRREPLRRVKVVVNALAAVVSAAVVLIFLVTKFTEGAWLVAVIFPLGVWALVRINREYRHEAAVLERLPAGADRPRVRRHQVFVLVETLDLATLKALRYAHELRPDTVRAVHFAIDEAHARHLREVWESTSATTVALELVACPDRRLRHAMRELAVRATQDEDTSLTVLVPRRMYANILGKLLHRGTGEKIARTLGQLPHVAVTILPFDASRALRMLQSGHKPPLD from the coding sequence ATGACTGTCGACCGCCCGATGTACCGGGTAAAGCGGCACCTGCTCGGCAGGCCGCTCACCACTGAGCACATCAGCGACGAAAAGCTGGACAAACGGACGGCGCTCGGCGTCCTCGCATCCGACTGCATCAGCTCGTCGGCGTACGGCTCCGAGGAGATGCTCCGCGTTCTCGTGCCCGTCGTCGGGGTCGCCGCCTTCACCCTGATCCTGCCGGTGACGGGTGCCATCCTGTTCGTTCTGCTGCTCCTGACGCTCTGCTACAGCGATGTCGTCACCATCTACACCCGGGCCGGCGGCTCCTACGTGGTGGCCCGGGAGAACTTCGGGCCGAACGTCGCACAGATCGCCGCCGTGGCCTTGCTCGTCGACTACATCGTCACGGTCGCCGTCCAGGTGTCCGCCGGGACCAACGCTCTGATCTCCCTCGCCCACCTGGCCGGCAACGGCTGGACAGGCCTGGACCACTTGCAATTGCCCGTATCCGTGGCGGTGATCGTCCTGCTGGTCTACGGAAATCTGCGCGGGGTGCGCGAGGCGGGCCGCATGTTCGCGCTGCCCGCATACCTCTTCATGACGGCCATCGGCCTCGTCCTTGTCGTCGCGGTCGTACGCGGGCTCACAGGTGGGTTGGCCCACGCCGACCTGCAGGCCGAGGGCGTGGTTCCGTCGGGGACCCCGGGGGAGGGATGGCTCTACGGCGCCTCGCTCTTCATCGTCCTGCGTTCCTTCGCCAACGGCGGGTCGTCCCTCACCGGCCTCGAGGCGATCTCGAACGGAATTTCCGCATTCCGTGAGCCCCAGGGCCGCAACGCCCGCCACACCCTCATCGCCATGAGCTGTGTGCTCGCCGTCCTGGTACTCGGCGTCTCCACACTGGCGCACTACACGCACGCCGTCCCCTACACCGACGGCACACCGACCGTCATCGCCCAGGAGGCCCGGCTCGTCTTCGGTCAGGGGACGCTCGGAACGACCGGACTCGTCTTCGTCCAGCTCTCGACGGCGCTGGTCCTCTACACGGGCGCCAACACCCCTTTCACCGGCTTCCCGTTCCTGGCCAGCTTCGTCGCGGAAGACCGGTTTCTGCCGCGCATGCTCACCCGTCGCGGCCACCGGCTCGCGTTCTCCAACGGCATCATCGCGCTCACGGTCGTCTCGCTGGCGCTGCTGCTCGCCACGGGCGCCAGCGTGGACAGACTGGTGGCCTTGTACGCGATCGGGGTGTTCACCGCCTTCACCATGGCGGGAGCCGGCCTCACCGTCCATCACCTCCGCAGGCGCGAACCGCTGCGGCGGGTGAAGGTTGTCGTCAATGCGCTCGCGGCCGTCGTCTCCGCGGCCGTCGTCCTGATCTTCCTGGTCACCAAGTTCACCGAAGGTGCCTGGCTGGTGGCAGTGATCTTCCCGCTCGGCGTCTGGGCCCTGGTACGGATCAACCGTGAGTACCGGCACGAGGCCGCAGTACTCGAGCGGCTGCCCGCCGGCGCAGACCGCCCGCGCGTCCGCCGCCACCAGGTATTCGTCCTCGTCGAAACGCTGGACCTTGCCACCCTCAAGGCGCTTCGCTACGCCCATGAACTGCGACCCGACACGGTCCGGGCCGTGCACTTCGCCATCGACGAGGCCCACGCACGACACCTCCGCGAGGTCTGGGAGTCCACATCCGCGACAACGGTGGCACTTGAACTCGTCGCGTGCCCGGACCGCCGACTGCGTCACGCGATGCGGGAACTGGCCGTCCGCGCCACGCAGGACGAGGACACCAGCCTGACGGTGCTGGTGCCTCGGCGGATGTACGCCAACATCCTCGGCAAGCTCCTCCACCGCGGTACGGGTGAGAAGATCGCAAGGACGCTGGGCCAGTTGCCCCACGTCGCGGTGACCATCCTGCCGTTCGACGCGTCCCGCGCCCTGCGGATGCTCCAGTCGGGCCACAAGCCGCCGTTGGACTGA
- a CDS encoding FtsW/RodA/SpoVE family cell cycle protein gives MSRHSGASAHSTPAVGVRNWRNTELALLALAVAIPVLAYANVGLALDGGLPAGLLAYGLGIGLLAGIGHLVVRRFAPFADPLLLPLAALLNGLGLVLIWRLDQSERLQARGEFFEASPRQLLNSALGMALFVAVVVLLKDHRVLQRYTYISMALSMILLVLPLVPGLRADSYGAKIWIEIPGLGTLQPGEFVKIVIAVFFAGYLMVKRDAMALASRRFMGLYLPRGRDLGPILVVWAMSILILVFETDLGTSLLFFGMFVVMVYVATERTSWIVFGLFMAAGGAVGVASFESHVQQRVQAWLDPMREYTLSRQGLGGHSEQSMEALWAFGSGGVLGTGLGQGNSDLIGFAANSDFILATFAEELGLAGVMAVLLVYGLIVERGIRTALAARDPFGKLLAAGLSGAFGLQVFVVAGGVMGLIPLTGMTLPFVAYGGSSVIANWALVGILIRISDAARRPTPALSPDLDVELNQASAQELSGRP, from the coding sequence ATGAGCAGGCATTCCGGCGCCTCGGCGCACTCCACGCCCGCAGTCGGCGTGAGGAACTGGCGCAACACCGAGCTCGCTCTTCTGGCGTTGGCGGTCGCCATCCCGGTGCTCGCCTACGCGAACGTGGGCCTCGCCCTCGACGGCGGGCTCCCCGCGGGCCTGCTCGCCTACGGACTCGGAATCGGCCTCCTGGCAGGTATCGGCCATCTCGTGGTCCGCCGGTTCGCGCCGTTCGCGGATCCGCTGCTGTTACCCCTGGCCGCGCTGCTGAACGGACTCGGCCTCGTGCTCATCTGGCGGTTGGACCAGTCCGAACGGCTCCAGGCGCGCGGCGAGTTCTTCGAGGCTTCTCCCCGGCAACTGCTCAATTCGGCACTCGGCATGGCGCTCTTCGTGGCGGTGGTCGTCCTCCTCAAGGATCACCGTGTCCTGCAGCGCTACACCTACATCTCCATGGCCCTGTCCATGATCCTGTTGGTGCTCCCTCTCGTGCCGGGCCTGCGCGCCGACAGCTACGGGGCGAAGATCTGGATCGAGATCCCCGGGCTGGGCACCCTGCAACCGGGGGAGTTCGTGAAGATCGTCATCGCCGTCTTCTTCGCCGGGTACCTCATGGTGAAGAGGGACGCGATGGCGCTGGCCAGCCGCCGGTTCATGGGTCTGTACCTGCCCCGTGGCCGCGACCTCGGGCCCATTCTCGTGGTCTGGGCGATGTCCATCCTGATCCTGGTCTTCGAGACCGACCTGGGCACGTCGCTGCTGTTCTTCGGGATGTTCGTCGTCATGGTGTACGTGGCCACCGAGCGGACCAGCTGGATCGTCTTCGGCCTGTTCATGGCCGCGGGCGGCGCGGTGGGGGTCGCCTCATTCGAGTCGCACGTCCAGCAGCGTGTTCAGGCATGGCTGGATCCGATGCGCGAGTACACCCTCAGCAGACAGGGACTGGGGGGTCACTCCGAACAGTCCATGGAGGCGTTGTGGGCCTTCGGGTCGGGAGGCGTCCTCGGCACCGGGCTGGGGCAGGGGAACTCCGACCTCATCGGATTCGCCGCCAACTCCGACTTCATCCTGGCCACGTTCGCCGAGGAGTTGGGCCTTGCCGGTGTCATGGCGGTCCTGCTGGTGTACGGCCTGATCGTGGAGCGGGGGATACGCACGGCGCTCGCCGCGCGCGACCCGTTCGGCAAACTCCTCGCGGCCGGCCTGTCTGGTGCTTTCGGGCTCCAGGTCTTCGTGGTCGCGGGCGGCGTCATGGGCCTGATCCCGCTGACCGGAATGACGCTGCCGTTCGTGGCGTACGGAGGTTCTTCCGTCATCGCCAACTGGGCTCTCGTAGGCATTCTGATCCGGATCAGCGATGCCGCGCGCCGCCCCACGCCGGCCCTGTCGCCCGACCTGGACGTCGAGCTGAACCAGGCGTCCGCCCAGGAACTGTCCGGTCGGCCATGA
- a CDS encoding ScbR family autoregulator-binding transcription factor, which produces MQDRARTTRRVLLESAAHLFLERGYVGTSVNDISEHSGRTSGAIYFHYSSKEKLALAVVREQFATWPQLVVPYSTPGIPPLEKLVALSFDIAQALSEDTVARAGARLWAERRSIDAAVPTPFDAWVPAVTRLLAEARVRGELAEGIEPSGTAVTLVCAFFGVCALAEDVPGGLDWDDRLRRWWTLMLHALQPEPEPGALLARARTPLPGRRGEPLSLGVR; this is translated from the coding sequence GTGCAGGACAGAGCACGTACGACCCGCAGGGTTCTACTGGAGTCCGCAGCGCATCTTTTTCTCGAACGAGGCTATGTCGGGACCAGCGTCAACGACATAAGCGAGCACTCGGGAAGGACCAGCGGAGCAATCTATTTCCATTACTCCAGCAAGGAGAAACTGGCGCTGGCCGTCGTTCGGGAGCAGTTCGCCACCTGGCCGCAACTCGTCGTCCCCTACTCGACTCCAGGCATTCCGCCTCTGGAGAAGCTGGTGGCACTGAGCTTCGACATCGCCCAGGCCCTGAGTGAGGACACCGTGGCAAGAGCGGGTGCGCGGCTCTGGGCGGAGCGCCGCAGCATCGACGCTGCCGTCCCCACCCCTTTCGACGCCTGGGTGCCCGCGGTGACTCGGCTCCTGGCGGAGGCCAGGGTCCGAGGCGAACTCGCAGAGGGGATCGAGCCGTCAGGAACAGCCGTGACCCTCGTGTGCGCCTTCTTCGGGGTGTGCGCCTTGGCCGAGGACGTACCCGGCGGACTGGACTGGGACGACCGGCTACGGCGTTGGTGGACGCTCATGCTGCACGCACTGCAGCCGGAACCGGAACCCGGCGCTCTGCTCGCCCGCGCGCGGACCCCGCTTCCCGGCCGGCGGGGCGAGCCACTCTCCCTCGGCGTGCGATGA
- a CDS encoding HAD family hydrolase encodes MTAHYILDWSPSAIVFDCDGTLMDTERHWQEARSITFRSFGLKSPTGFAERAKGVHYAECGTLMAEETGKPDLADDLTDALLDNFTALVHEEPVTMPGAARLVRLAAEHIPLAVASNCPRTMVESCLDRAGLLSYFGHVVVAGEDARPKPQPDVYRIAATLCGVPPQEALAVEDSLTGMDSARRAGLRVLGIGVSPTGPERKHADLWVESLAAPELMTWAGRHIGS; translated from the coding sequence ATGACAGCTCACTACATCCTCGACTGGTCCCCGTCCGCCATCGTCTTCGACTGCGACGGCACGCTCATGGACACCGAACGCCATTGGCAAGAGGCCCGCAGCATCACGTTCCGATCGTTCGGTCTCAAGTCACCCACAGGTTTCGCCGAACGCGCGAAGGGCGTGCACTACGCCGAGTGCGGCACCCTCATGGCCGAGGAGACCGGGAAGCCCGACCTCGCCGACGATCTGACCGACGCACTCCTCGACAACTTCACGGCCCTCGTCCACGAGGAACCGGTCACGATGCCAGGAGCGGCAAGGCTGGTCAGGCTGGCTGCCGAGCACATTCCCCTCGCCGTAGCGAGTAACTGCCCACGCACGATGGTGGAGTCCTGCCTCGACCGTGCCGGACTGCTCTCCTACTTCGGCCACGTGGTGGTCGCCGGTGAGGATGCACGTCCCAAACCTCAGCCGGACGTGTACCGGATCGCCGCGACGTTGTGCGGCGTTCCCCCTCAGGAGGCACTCGCGGTCGAGGACTCGCTCACGGGGATGGATTCGGCCCGACGCGCGGGACTGCGAGTCCTGGGCATCGGTGTCAGCCCGACCGGCCCTGAGAGGAAGCACGCTGACCTCTGGGTGGAGAGCCTTGCCGCCCCGGAGCTGATGACCTGGGCAGGCCGTCACATCGGTTCGTAG
- a CDS encoding alpha/beta fold hydrolase, translating to MPIVDVSCEVAIAYETFGDVGDPPVLLVMGFGAQMLAWHEDFCRALADRGRYVIRYDNRDSGLSTKFDDRPVDIGQFMAAVSAGDISAARAMAPYRLHDMAGDGFGLLTALGIERAHVVGSSMGGMIAQTMALSFPERVLTLTSMMSSTGESEYGQAGREAQTVLSSPKPTDREGHVAAAEKELVWASKRYGDADALRDLAGRSYDRSFYPAGAGRQLGAMVLGGSRADALRELRVPTLVIHGLDDTLIDPSGGKRTAELVPGAELLLIPDMGHDRPRELWPRIVDAVAAHTA from the coding sequence ATGCCGATCGTTGACGTGTCCTGCGAGGTGGCCATTGCGTACGAGACCTTCGGAGACGTCGGGGATCCCCCTGTCCTGCTTGTGATGGGTTTCGGCGCGCAGATGCTGGCGTGGCACGAGGACTTCTGTCGAGCGCTGGCTGACCGAGGCCGATACGTGATCCGGTACGACAACCGCGACAGCGGGCTGTCCACCAAGTTCGACGATCGCCCCGTGGACATAGGCCAGTTCATGGCGGCCGTGAGCGCGGGCGACATCTCCGCCGCCCGCGCGATGGCTCCCTACCGGCTTCACGACATGGCCGGTGACGGCTTCGGGCTGCTCACCGCGCTCGGTATCGAACGCGCCCACGTGGTCGGAAGCTCGATGGGAGGAATGATCGCCCAGACCATGGCGCTCTCCTTTCCGGAGAGAGTGCTGACCTTGACGTCGATGATGTCCTCGACCGGCGAAAGCGAGTACGGCCAGGCCGGCCGGGAAGCCCAGACGGTGCTGTCCAGCCCCAAGCCCACCGATCGAGAGGGACACGTCGCCGCCGCCGAGAAGGAACTGGTCTGGGCCTCCAAGCGATACGGCGACGCGGACGCACTGCGTGACCTGGCGGGCCGAAGCTACGACCGCTCCTTCTACCCCGCGGGTGCCGGACGGCAGCTCGGTGCGATGGTCCTCGGAGGTTCACGCGCGGACGCACTGCGAGAACTGCGTGTGCCGACACTGGTGATCCACGGCTTGGACGACACCCTGATCGACCCCAGTGGAGGCAAACGGACCGCGGAGCTGGTCCCCGGCGCGGAACTCCTGTTGATTCCAGACATGGGCCACGACCGTCCACGCGAACTCTGGCCCAGGATCGTCGACGCCGTAGCGGCCCACACCGCTTGA
- a CDS encoding VOC family protein yields the protein MAIQRMDNVGIVVEDLDAAVAYFEELGMELEGRAEVKGLVADQCTGLDGVHCDIAMVRTPDGHSRLELAKYRSPAAISAGPRQRPHNILGTHRVMFAVDDIEDTVSRLRPHGGELVGEIARFEDSYLLCYVRGPEGIIVGLAEQLG from the coding sequence ATGGCGATTCAGCGTATGGACAACGTCGGCATCGTCGTCGAGGACTTGGACGCCGCCGTCGCGTACTTCGAGGAGCTCGGCATGGAACTGGAGGGCAGGGCCGAGGTCAAGGGCCTCGTCGCCGACCAGTGCACCGGACTCGACGGCGTCCACTGCGACATTGCGATGGTCCGAACCCCCGACGGGCACAGTCGGCTCGAGTTGGCGAAGTACCGCAGCCCCGCAGCGATCAGCGCCGGGCCGCGTCAACGGCCGCACAACATTCTGGGCACACACCGCGTCATGTTCGCCGTCGACGACATCGAGGACACCGTTTCCCGCCTGCGCCCCCACGGCGGCGAGCTCGTCGGGGAGATCGCCCGGTTCGAGGACAGCTACCTGCTCTGCTACGTCCGCGGCCCGGAAGGCATCATCGTGGGGCTCGCCGAGCAACTGGGGTGA